The following are encoded in a window of Syntrophorhabdaceae bacterium genomic DNA:
- a CDS encoding NADH-quinone oxidoreductase subunit B yields the protein METKDPIIKFAVLDKILNLARANSLWPVTFGLACCAIEMMTTSMARFDIARFGAEVFRPSPRQADLMIVSGTVTKKMAPTLVTLYEQMPSPKWVIAMGNCAISGGPFVFKGQYNLIEGVDLLVPVDVYVPGCPPRPEGLLEGLMKLEEKITGTRRFPKPEQKW from the coding sequence CTGGAAACGAAAGATCCTATCATAAAATTCGCTGTCCTCGACAAGATCCTCAATCTCGCGCGGGCAAACTCGCTCTGGCCTGTGACATTTGGCCTCGCATGCTGCGCCATCGAAATGATGACCACATCCATGGCCCGTTTTGACATCGCCCGCTTTGGCGCGGAGGTCTTCAGGCCAAGCCCCAGGCAGGCAGATCTCATGATCGTATCAGGGACAGTGACAAAAAAGATGGCGCCCACACTGGTTACCCTTTATGAGCAGATGCCTTCCCCGAAATGGGTCATTGCCATGGGCAACTGCGCCATATCGGGCGGCCCTTTTGTTTTTAAAGGTCAGTACAATCTCATTGAAGGAGTAGATCTGCTTGTCCCCGTTGACGTATACGTCCCGGGGTGTCCTCCAAGACCGGAGGGTCTGCTTGAAGGACTTATGAAGCTTGAAGAAAAGATTACGGGGACGCGCCGCTTCCCGAAACCGGAACAGAAATGGTAA